The Chiroxiphia lanceolata isolate bChiLan1 chromosome W unlocalized genomic scaffold, bChiLan1.pri scaffold_40_arrow_ctg1, whole genome shotgun sequence genome contains a region encoding:
- the LOC116781314 gene encoding olfactory receptor 14I1-like: MSNSSSLTQFLLLALSDRWELQLLHFWLFLAISLAALLANGLILSAVACDHHLHTPMGFFLLNLSLTDLGCICTTVPKAMHNSLQNTTTISYTGCAAQLFFFYFFISAEFSLLTIMCYDRYVAICKPLHYGTLLGSRTCAHMAAAAWATAFLYSLLHTANTFSLPLCQGNALGQFFCEIPHILKLSCSHSGYLREIGLIGVSACLAFGCLVFIVFSYVQIFRAVLRIPSQQGRHKAFSTCLPHLAVVFLFLSTGTFAYLKPPSISSPSLDLSLSVLYSVVPPVVNPLIYSLRNQELKDALRKMMTGCFSATITSLFSSVQPLKCNS, translated from the coding sequence atgtccaacagcagctccctcacccagttcctcctcctggcattgtCAGacaggtgggagctgcagctcctgcacttctggctcttcctggccatctccctggctgccctcctggccaacggcctcatcctcagcgccgtagcctgcgaccaccacctgcacacccccatgggcttcttcctgctcaacctctccctcacagacctgggctgcatctgcaccactgtccccaaagccatgcacaattccctccagaacaccacaaccatctcctacacgggatgtgctgcacagctctttttcttttatttcttcatttcagcagagttttccctcctcaccatcatgtgctacgaccgctacgttgccatctgcaaacccctgcactatgggaccctcctgggcagcagaacttgtgcccacatggcagcagctgcctgggccactgcGTTTCTCTATTCTCTACTGCacacagccaatacattttccctgcccctgtgccagggcaatgccctgggccagttcttctgtgaaatcccacacatcctcaagctctcctgctcacactcaggcTACCTCAGGGAAATTGGGCTCATTGGGGTTAGTGCCTGTTTAGCATTTGGTTgtcttgttttcattgttttctcctatgtgcagatcttcagggctgtgctgaggatcccctctcagcagggaaggcacaaagccttttccacgtgcctccctcacctggccgTGGTCTTCCTGTTTCTCAGCACTGGCACATTTGCCTACCTGAAgcctccctccatctcctccccatccctggaccTTTCTCTGTCAGTTCTGTACTCAGTGGTTCCTCCAGTAGTGAACCCCCTCATCTACAGCCTGAGGAACCAAGAGCTCAAGGATGCCCTGAGGAAAATGATGACTGGATGTTTTTCAGCAACAATAacctctctgttttcttctgtccagCCTTTAAAATGTAACTCATGA